A genomic segment from Pseudosulfitobacter sp. DSM 107133 encodes:
- the uvrB gene encoding excinuclease ABC subunit UvrB: protein MPYAHSDQSAPVLSNPAPDVKSREKLEGGKRFVLKTEFEAAGDQPTAIKELTAGVLDGDRNQVLLGATGTGKTFTMARVIEETQRPAIILAPNKTLAAQLYGEFKGFFPDNAVEYFVSFYDYYQPEAYVARSDTYIEKESQINEQIDRMRHSATRALLERDDVIIVASVSCIYGIGSVETYGAMTQDLKVGQMYDQRQVIADLVAQQYKRNDQAFFRGTFRVRGDALEIFPAHLDDRAWRLSFFGEELESITEFDPLTGEKTDKMDQIRVYANSHYVTPKPAMSQAIIGIKKELRTRLDQLVGDGKLLEAQRLEQRTNFDLEMLEATGVCNGIENYSRYLTGRAPGEPPPTLFEFIPDNAIVFADESHVSVPQIGGMYKGDYRRKFTLAEHGFRLPSCMDNRPLKFEEWDAMRPQSVFVSATPADWEIEQSGGVFTEQVIRPTGLVDPMIEIRPVDMQVDDLLDEVRKVAAAGMRTLCTTLTKRMAEDLTEYMHEQGIRVRYMHSDIDTIERIEILRDLRLGAFDVLIGINLLREGLDIPECGLVAILDADKEGFLRSETSLIQTIGRAARNADGRVIMYADRITGSMERAMGETERRRNKQLAYNAEHGITPLTVKKNVEDILAGLYKGDTDQSRVTAKIDKSLAGGNLQAVLEGLRSDMRKAAENLEFEEAARLRDEVKRLEAVDLAVADDPMARQYAVEKAVDDAHKASGRSTGGRGGMRGGKSRYGGKR, encoded by the coding sequence ATGCCCTACGCCCATTCCGACCAATCCGCGCCGGTGCTGTCGAACCCTGCGCCCGACGTCAAAAGCCGTGAAAAGCTGGAAGGCGGCAAGCGGTTTGTGCTGAAAACCGAATTCGAAGCCGCAGGCGACCAGCCCACGGCGATCAAAGAGCTGACGGCGGGTGTGCTGGACGGTGACCGCAACCAGGTGCTGTTAGGGGCCACCGGCACCGGCAAGACGTTCACCATGGCCCGCGTGATCGAGGAAACCCAGCGCCCGGCGATTATCCTTGCCCCGAACAAGACGCTGGCGGCGCAGCTATATGGCGAGTTCAAGGGGTTTTTCCCGGACAACGCGGTGGAATATTTCGTCAGCTTCTACGACTATTACCAGCCCGAAGCCTATGTGGCGCGGTCCGACACCTATATCGAGAAAGAAAGCCAGATCAACGAACAGATCGACCGTATGCGCCACTCGGCCACGCGGGCGCTGCTGGAACGCGATGACGTGATTATCGTGGCCTCGGTGTCGTGTATCTACGGCATCGGCTCGGTCGAGACCTATGGCGCGATGACGCAGGATTTGAAGGTCGGGCAGATGTACGACCAGCGTCAGGTGATCGCCGATCTGGTGGCCCAGCAATACAAACGCAACGATCAGGCGTTTTTCCGCGGCACATTCCGCGTGCGCGGCGATGCGCTGGAGATCTTCCCCGCCCACCTTGACGACCGCGCATGGCGGCTGTCCTTCTTTGGCGAAGAGCTGGAAAGCATTACCGAATTCGACCCGCTGACCGGCGAAAAGACCGACAAGATGGACCAGATCCGGGTCTATGCCAACAGCCACTATGTGACCCCGAAACCGGCGATGTCGCAGGCGATTATCGGCATCAAGAAAGAGCTGCGCACACGGCTGGATCAACTGGTGGGCGACGGCAAACTGCTGGAAGCGCAGCGGCTGGAACAGCGCACCAACTTTGATCTGGAAATGCTGGAAGCCACCGGCGTGTGCAACGGGATCGAGAACTATTCGCGTTATCTGACGGGCCGCGCACCGGGCGAGCCGCCCCCCACCCTGTTCGAATTCATCCCCGACAATGCCATCGTCTTTGCCGACGAAAGCCACGTCAGCGTGCCGCAGATCGGCGGCATGTACAAAGGCGACTATCGCCGCAAGTTCACATTGGCCGAACACGGGTTCCGCCTGCCGTCGTGCATGGACAACCGCCCGCTGAAGTTCGAGGAATGGGACGCCATGCGCCCGCAATCGGTGTTCGTCAGCGCCACCCCCGCGGACTGGGAGATCGAGCAGTCCGGCGGTGTGTTCACCGAACAGGTGATCCGCCCCACCGGCCTTGTCGATCCGATGATCGAGATCCGCCCCGTGGACATGCAGGTTGACGATCTGCTGGACGAGGTGCGCAAGGTGGCTGCCGCCGGGATGCGCACGTTGTGCACCACGCTGACCAAGCGCATGGCCGAAGACCTGACCGAATACATGCACGAACAGGGCATTCGCGTGCGATACATGCACAGCGACATCGACACCATCGAGCGCATCGAAATCCTGCGTGATTTGCGGCTGGGCGCCTTTGACGTGCTGATCGGGATCAACCTGCTGCGCGAAGGTCTGGATATCCCCGAATGCGGGCTGGTGGCCATTCTGGACGCGGACAAAGAGGGCTTCTTGCGCTCGGAAACCTCGCTGATCCAGACCATCGGCCGCGCGGCGCGCAACGCCGACGGGCGCGTGATCATGTACGCCGACCGCATCACCGGCAGCATGGAACGCGCCATGGGCGAAACCGAACGCCGCCGCAACAAGCAGCTGGCCTATAACGCGGAACACGGGATCACGCCGCTGACGGTCAAGAAGAACGTCGAGGATATTCTGGCCGGTCTGTACAAGGGCGACACGGATCAGTCCCGCGTCACCGCCAAGATCGACAAGTCGCTAGCGGGCGGCAATCTTCAGGCGGTTCTGGAAGGGCTGCGCTCCGATATGCGCAAGGCTGCCGAAAATCTGGAGTTCGAAGAGGCCGCACGGCTGCGCGACGAGGTCAAGCGGCTGGAAGCGGTCGATCTGGCCGTCGCCGACGACCCGATGGCGCGGCAATATGCGGTGGAAAAGGCCGTGGACGATGCACACAAGGCATCAGGGCGCAGCACCGGCGGGCGCGGCGGCATGCGCGGTGGCAAATCGCGGTACGGGGGCAAGCGGTAG
- a CDS encoding winged helix-turn-helix transcriptional regulator, with product MDIALFVNITSRAWALPILSNLHEGVAGRQAPLLAATGASRTAFSQSLDHLIAIGLLERNPGHGHPLRPEFRLTPRGKTAAAIANKIQTVSGDEDQDLLRRSWTLPVLTSLHAPSHFNEIKRNLQTITDRALSQSLKSMEVRNWVCRSVDDAARPPRSIYQAVNTGGEISRITAPEIRFG from the coding sequence ATTGTTTGTCAACATCACATCAAGGGCCTGGGCGTTGCCCATATTATCGAACCTGCACGAAGGCGTTGCCGGACGGCAGGCACCCTTGCTGGCCGCGACCGGAGCGAGCAGGACCGCTTTCTCGCAGAGCCTGGATCATCTGATTGCGATCGGGTTGTTGGAACGAAACCCCGGTCACGGGCACCCACTGCGCCCCGAGTTTCGACTGACGCCGCGCGGAAAGACCGCAGCTGCAATCGCCAACAAAATTCAGACTGTTTCGGGTGATGAAGATCAGGATCTGCTGCGCCGGTCATGGACATTGCCGGTGCTGACATCGCTTCACGCGCCAAGCCACTTCAACGAGATCAAGCGAAACCTTCAAACGATTACAGATCGTGCATTGTCGCAGTCGTTGAAATCAATGGAGGTCAGAAACTGGGTCTGCCGCAGCGTTGACGATGCCGCCCGCCCACCCAGATCAATATATCAAGCCGTGAACACCGGGGGCGAGATAAGTAGGATAACTGCGCCTGAAATCAGGTTTGGTTAG
- a CDS encoding IS110 family transposase, translating to MTKMINDTIGIDISKAHLDAHRLSTATHARFDNTATGLRAFERWLGQTTPERVVFEPTGPYHRRLESHFSGRLPLVKVNPLQARRFAQAHGTRAKTDAVDARMLALMGRALELVPDQPTDPKQREIKELHVARTGLVRDRTALMNRLGTQQLDVTRRLTRARLRQVNHQIDRLNAEIERRNRDCPERARAIGILTSIPGIGAITARALLSECPEIGTLGSKQIAALAGLAPITCQSGQWSGKAHIQGGRRLLRESLFMPALVAMKRNPDLSQKYDALRAAGKPHKVALAVLMRKLLILANTLISENREWTPKHP from the coding sequence ATGACGAAGATGATCAACGATACCATCGGCATCGACATCTCGAAAGCGCATCTTGACGCGCACCGGCTCAGCACCGCAACCCACGCCCGGTTCGACAATACCGCGACAGGCCTGCGCGCCTTCGAGCGCTGGTTGGGGCAGACAACGCCGGAGCGCGTGGTCTTCGAGCCCACCGGCCCCTACCACCGACGCCTCGAGAGCCATTTCTCAGGCCGCCTGCCGCTCGTCAAGGTGAACCCGCTGCAGGCCCGCCGCTTCGCGCAGGCCCACGGCACACGCGCTAAGACCGACGCGGTCGATGCCCGCATGCTCGCGCTCATGGGGCGCGCGCTGGAGCTGGTTCCGGACCAGCCAACCGACCCCAAACAGCGTGAAATCAAGGAGTTGCATGTCGCCCGCACCGGGCTGGTGCGGGATCGTACCGCGCTGATGAACCGCCTTGGCACGCAACAGCTCGACGTGACCCGCCGCCTGACCCGGGCACGCCTGCGTCAGGTCAACCACCAGATCGACAGGCTTAACGCCGAAATCGAACGGCGAAACCGCGATTGCCCGGAACGCGCCAGGGCAATCGGCATTCTCACCTCGATCCCCGGGATCGGTGCCATCACCGCACGGGCGCTGCTCAGCGAATGCCCCGAGATCGGCACTCTGGGGTCAAAGCAGATCGCGGCGCTCGCAGGTCTCGCGCCGATCACGTGTCAGTCCGGTCAGTGGAGCGGAAAGGCCCACATCCAGGGCGGGCGCAGGCTCCTGCGCGAGAGCCTGTTCATGCCCGCCCTCGTCGCCATGAAGCGAAACCCCGATCTGAGCCAGAAATACGATGCCCTCAGAGCCGCCGGAAAACCCCACAAGGTCGCGCTCGCCGTCCTCATGCGAAAACTCCTGATCCTCGCAAACACTCTCATAAGCGAAAACAGAGAATGGACACCAAAACACCCTTGA
- a CDS encoding MarR family transcriptional regulator codes for MTTKAQSMTQLVRQVRTCFNQLRSLAENLAADLDVNPSMRAIMESLSQRGPCTVPDLAQERGTSRQHVQKVINALLDQGHVQSQDNPEHKRSVLYLLTTQGAETFAEIRRREMAPMGKLTDALDQTDITAAAEVLARLNLELECIINKGDPTDGT; via the coding sequence ATGACCACCAAAGCCCAGTCCATGACGCAGCTGGTCCGTCAGGTCCGCACCTGTTTCAACCAGTTACGCAGCCTCGCCGAAAACCTCGCGGCCGATCTCGACGTGAACCCGTCGATGCGCGCCATCATGGAAAGCCTGTCGCAAAGGGGTCCATGCACCGTCCCCGATCTGGCACAGGAACGTGGCACCTCCCGCCAGCATGTCCAAAAGGTGATCAACGCCTTGCTGGATCAAGGTCATGTCCAAAGCCAGGACAACCCCGAGCACAAGCGCTCGGTCCTCTACTTACTGACCACACAAGGCGCGGAGACTTTTGCCGAGATCCGGCGGCGGGAAATGGCCCCGATGGGGAAACTGACGGACGCGCTGGATCAGACTGACATCACGGCGGCGGCTGAGGTGTTGGCGCGCCTGAATCTCGAACTCGAATGCATCATTAACAAAGGAGACCCAACTGATGGAACTTGA
- a CDS encoding class I SAM-dependent methyltransferase, translating to MSVKTAIVRQFGKPSGLVGKLAGHIMARRSSNRIRNQKTVELMKLQPDSRVLEVGCGPGLALKGCVEQVSDGNVVGLDHSPVMIAQARNRVSKAGMAPKVSLMVGGIEKLDGWTLFFDRIYSLNVIQFIPDKADYFRAVHNALDNNGMCFTTYQPRMDNDDPNGAAAMADEIASLMQASGFRKIKRVEIVAGPTPAICVSGVKVAEVLST from the coding sequence ATGTCAGTCAAAACGGCAATCGTCCGGCAGTTCGGCAAGCCTTCAGGACTTGTCGGGAAATTGGCGGGTCATATCATGGCCCGCCGGTCCTCGAACCGAATCCGGAACCAAAAAACTGTGGAACTGATGAAGCTGCAGCCCGACAGCCGTGTTCTGGAAGTCGGGTGCGGGCCGGGGCTGGCTCTGAAAGGCTGCGTTGAACAGGTCAGCGATGGCAACGTCGTCGGATTGGACCACTCACCTGTGATGATCGCGCAAGCCCGGAACCGGGTCAGCAAGGCAGGTATGGCACCGAAGGTGTCACTGATGGTGGGCGGCATAGAAAAGCTAGACGGCTGGACACTGTTCTTTGACCGCATCTATTCCCTGAACGTCATCCAGTTCATTCCCGACAAAGCCGATTACTTTCGCGCAGTCCACAACGCGCTGGACAACAATGGGATGTGCTTCACGACCTATCAACCACGGATGGATAACGATGACCCGAATGGGGCAGCGGCGATGGCCGATGAGATTGCATCCTTGATGCAGGCCTCCGGATTTCGGAAAATTAAACGCGTCGAGATCGTTGCAGGGCCAACACCGGCAATCTGCGTATCCGGTGTCAAAGTGGCGGAAGTGCTGTCTACATGA